A stretch of DNA from Petrotoga sp. 9PWA.NaAc.5.4:
AGGTACTTGTAGTCAAAAGAGGGAAGGGCTCCGCCCTTGACCCGTTATAAAAGCAAAACTTTGTTTTTAAAGGCATTAAATAATTTTTTAACTTGATTGATGCTTTAAAGTAGGGGGAGGGGGCTCCGCCCTGGACCCGTTATAAAAGCAAAGCTTCGTTTTTAAAGGCATTAAATAATTTTTTAACTTGATTGATGCTTTAAAGTAGGGGGAAGAGGGCTCTGCCCTGGACCCGTTTTAAATTCAAAAACTTTGTTTTTGTAAAATGCTTGTTTTTAAAGTCTCTGTCTAATTCTTGTCAATTATGATTTTTTAATTTTTTGCTACGTTTAGAAAAAGAGATGGGGACTCCGCCCTTGACCCGTTTATAAAAGCGAACTTCGTTTTTAAAGGCATTAAATAATTTTTTAACTTGATTGATGCTTTAAAGTAGGGGGAGGAGGGCTCCGCCCTGGACCGTTTTAAATTCAAAAACTTTGTTTTTAAAGGTATTAAATAATTTTTTAACTTGATTGATGCTTTAAAATAGGGGGAGGAGGGCTCCGCCCTGGACTCTTTATAAATCTAAAATCTCATTTTTTAAAATTGTTATTTCTAAAGTCCCTATTACAATTTAGTCAAGCAAACTTTTATGATATCTTCAGTCTTCATATTTTTAAGTTCTGTATCGTTTATTACTTTTAATATATCGTATCTTTGAAAACCTAATGCTTCTAAAGCTTCTATCGCTTCTTTGACATTGATGTTTAAAAGTACTTCTTCAGGTGAATACTTTACATCTTGAAAAGCATTAGAAAGTTCCGATATTAATCGCTCAGCTGTTTTTCTGCCGATTCCGGGTAATTTAGAAAGTCCGTCTAAATCTTGCAAATTTATCATGTTTATTAAAATGTCGGCGCTAATCTTTTTTAAAATTTTGGCCGCTGTTCTTGGGCCGATCTTTGATACCTTTTTTAAAGATTCAAAAACATCTCTTTCAATTTTTTCTTTAAATATGTATAACGAAGTGTTCCATTCATTTGTTTCTAAAAAGGCGTATAAATCATATTCTTCTCCAACTTTTAAATTCTGGAGTACTTTAAAAGAAGGATAAGCTTCTAATGTAATATTACCAAATTTAATGAGTACGATTTCGTCTTCTATATCTTCAATAATGGCTTTAATTTTTCTAATCATAGTCGACCAATCCAATCCCGGGTTTTCATGACTAATTTGCAAGTTGGAGACACATGTATAGCACGTTTCTACAATCGTGAATTAGGACCCAAATAAAAATTATAATGGTAATAAATTCGTTGAAAGTACCTCTTTTATCTTACCTTCTAAATAAAGTGAACCTGTAACAAAATATACGTCTGCACTTTCTGATAATAGCTTGTTAAAAGCATCTATAGGATCTGAGATAAATTCTAACTCTATGTTGTATTTTTTAAATTCTTCGTATACGTTTTCAGGATGTTTCCCTCTTTCTATAGGGACTGTTGTTACAATTATTTTATCAAAAATATTTGAAAATATCTCTGCCATACTCACGTAATCTTTATCATCCAGTATTCCAATTAAGGCGACTTTTTTCTCTTTTGGGAAGTATAGTTTTACACTTTTGTCAAATTCTTTGGCAGCTGCTATGTTATGGGCGCCATCAAGAATTAATTTCTTGCCGTTTATTTCCGAATAATCAAACCTTCCTTCCCAATATAAATTTTTTAAAGTTTCTCTTAATTTTTCTATATTCAAATCTATTCCCATTTTTTGGCTAAAAGCTTCTACGGTTGCTAAAGATGTAGAAACATTGTACATTTGAAATGTACCGTTAGCTTTAAAAAGCACGTTTTCTAAAACTAAATTAATGCCATAATAATCTAACAAGTTTTTGTTAAGCGAATATCTTTCGTTTGTAAAATAAAAGT
This window harbors:
- the ruvA gene encoding Holliday junction branch migration protein RuvA, which translates into the protein MIRKIKAIIEDIEDEIVLIKFGNITLEAYPSFKVLQNLKVGEEYDLYAFLETNEWNTSLYIFKEKIERDVFESLKKVSKIGPRTAAKILKKISADILINMINLQDLDGLSKLPGIGRKTAERLISELSNAFQDVKYSPEEVLLNINVKEAIEALEALGFQRYDILKVINDTELKNMKTEDIIKVCLTKL